The region AACTGAACTTTTTCTGGGTTTATCAGCTGACGGTTTTGTCATTCTTTAGTACTGCTAAATTTCAAAGAACTTCTTTTATTCTCTTAACTGAAGAATCTGTTTTGTTGAGTCATAAGTTCCACGCCATAAACGCACCGTAATGTTGTTTTAATTAGGAAATTTGCTGCATTTGAAGTTATTATTAATAGCATTGCATCAAGTTTTTGTTCTTTTATACCATAATTTGTCTCATCACAAACATTGTAGCTCACAGCTGCAAATCGTCCGCAGATGTGAATAATACCGTATTTGATTACCTGTTAATTGACCATCTGCAAACAGGTGATTGGCGGTCTCTGCATTAGtatatgatgttatgctgcagCAGAGGAAATGTAGGCAGTCCCAGTTAGTGTGGGACTGCCAGTTAGGCTTGTGCTGGTTAATACTCTGGTCAGTAATTCTTGCCACAAGGACGCATTGCAATATACGAGTCAGGAGGCTCCGCTTGTGACCATCAGGGATTTGGGTCGTCTTACCTCTAAGTGGGAGTTACCTTTTCTCATCAACTGCATTAATTAACATCTATTTGTACGAACGGTACAATTCAAGACCAGCCCTGGTAAAAAGATGAGAAATAATCATTATAATTGCAATGCTTCTTTCCATCTCTCTAATCCTCAGTTTTTGAGGCAAAAAAACATGAGGTCAAAGCAGGGAATCATTGTGTGTCTGACAGCCCTTCTGACAGCGATCTGTGATGCAGGTAAGATCACTCTCCTGCCCCCAGATGCGGACAAATGTAAAAGCCCCGAAATTCAAAGAGCATTCTTCTGTGGCCGTGTTTCCTAACCCGGTCCTcgaggacccgcagacagtccgTGTCTATTTGTTCACGAAGAATTGTgtttgtctggcagggaactgagagggagcaaaaacacggaccgTCTTCTGGACTCCGGGAAGTGGGTTGGGAAGCATTGCTCTGTGGCATGTGGACAGTCATGGCTGCTGGTTTGTGATTTATGAGTGGCTCAGTAcgaggatgaatgaatgaattggaATCTCTGTGTGAGTGTTCCTGTCTGGGAGCATTGCTATGACAATAATCTATACAGGCATGCCAGAACCTCGTGTCTGACTCAGAGACCGTGGCAACAACAGTTCATAATCTGACATCTTAAACTTTTCATTAGCCGGGGGTAGCCTGTCAACTGGGACTTTATCAGAGCAGCAGGCTGCCTCCTGTTTGGCAAGAGTCGTCCCCCAGTTATAGAAGAGAGGGACCAGCCGGCTGCGGCCCCAACTGTAATAAATCAATTTGCCGCTGCTGAAAGACAAGGCAGTGTGTGAGAGAAAGGAGGGGAGGGCCTGCCTTGAGTAGATGGGATTCTGGGAGCTTGTAAGTTTGTCATATTTTGAAAAGGAACTGATTCTCTATTATACGGATGAGTCTTGTCTGACTATGAGAACTCATGAGCTacccctccctccacccccccacccttagTAGATACCTTCAGCcctggatcatgccccccctccccaagatCAGCATTGTCATGCTTTGAGATCAGCTCAATTGACCCTGAAAATGAAATCGGTCACAGTTTATGGTAATAAACCAATCACCATGTCGTAAACATCCTCTGATTGGCGTAAGTGTAAAAAGGAACCCCCTGCCTCCCCAATCGACCTTTGTTCCCCACTCCCCATCCCGCTGCCTCGGCTGGGCCAGTCGCCAACGCCTGAAGGCACCGGAACACGTCCATGGTCGGGTCGTCACTTCAACTGAGCCGCGGGAGCCAAGAAAGGCTGAATGCGGCCCCCCTCTCGTCCACCTCTTGCTATCTTCATGTGGGCTTTTTATCCAGCCGTAAGGGAAACGTTGATCAAGGGGTCAATGGCTTTGTCAAAGAGCACAGAAGTACAAGCCGTCCATTGTGCCTGCCTGGTTAATCTGGGAATTTGTCCTGTTGGAGGGAAGGGAAGAATAGCAAGACCACAGCAGAGTAAGATGAAATGACTCGCTAAGCGCCAAGGATGCTTCAAAGAGCTGGGAGAAAGAGGCCAGGGGATATTTTGGCGAAACAACAGTGGAGTCTTCAggcctctttttttttccttgaccATTGTCCACTCAGTTATAAATAGATTCACCAGAACTCCTAATTAATTCCCGTAAAACTCACTCCTCCAAAACTCCCAGGTGACAGCTGTTGGAGGTTTTTATAAAACAAAGGATGATAATTTGACCCTAAAACAGCTTGATTCAATTTTGCAAAACCTTTTTCACATAAAATCTTTTTCACCATAGGGCCCCCGACTTTATCTGTGACCACCGTTAAGGTATGTATCAATCTATCATGCGTGAcgtaaaaaatacatttatatattatgCATATAGATTAAACCTCTTTAACACTTTGTTGAGACAATAATTGATAACAAGTGATAATCATTTTTTTTATCCTTTATGTTTAAAGAAAACAGCATAGTTAAGATTATTGAAAAATATCATGCTTGCTACTAGGAGGGCAAATGAttatgttaatgataaaatacaGTATTTTAGCAATATATTAAAACCAGTgttattctgtgtgtgtgaaagcaGTTGAACATACTGTGATCTGCTTCTAGATGAAAGCAGGGAAATGCTCTTAACCCCTTTGACTGAACTTATCGAATGACTGTTGATGTATGGAGACTCTTCTTCTGCACACCTGCAGCAAGAGCCGTACACAATGCCCAAGGGCACCGAGCTGGAGGGGTACTGCATGGACCTGCTCTCGGAGCTTTCAAAGAAGCTGAACTTCAAGTACAACGTGCACCTGGTGAAGGACGGCAACTACGGGCGGCAGGATGAGCGCGGCAACTGGAATGGGATGATCGGGGAGGTGCTGAGAGGGGTGAGCATGGACACCTGGCTTTCCTCCATGCTAAAGAGTGGCAGATTTCCTGTGAAACTGCTTACCTGCCATATTGTCTCATTTGTTAAAGTATTCACCAGAGGATTACGCTCCAGAATGATTTCAATCTGTCAATGTCAGCATATAGAATTTATGAAATACATCCAAGCAAATCAATGGTACTTTTGCGGCAATTCATGCTCATGGGAGATTTACTTGCACACGAATGTTCGATTggctcagagagataaccaatcagatcttGGCCAGATGtcagaccaaccaatcagatgtcttggtcctgcctcctctacaatGTGATTGGCTATCTCTGGCTACCTtgtaaaaaacatttttatcgTAAATCCTTGATTGTAACATCTGTGCTTCCTGTTATCCCCATGCTTAAAGATCAATGAACAGGGCGATGAGACTGTGAGATGGTAATTGATTTCAAACTTGATTTCATTGCCGTATGTCTGGGTCTGTGTTTAGGAGGCGGACCTAGCTGTGGCTCCGCTGACGCTGACCGCCACTCGCGAGAAGTTTGTGGACATGAGCAAACCCTTCATGCAGACGGGAATCAGCTTCATCCTTCACAAAGACATGCGCTCCAGCGATCCAGACTTGTTCAGCTTCCTCAGCCCCTTCTCCACGGAGACCTGGGTCGGCATCCTGGTCGCATACCTGGTGACAGGAGTGTGCATCTACGTCGTCTCCAGGTGTGAACAGGGTTCAGTAAAACCTATTCATGTAGCACTAGGTAATTTTATACAGCTTTACAGTGGTTCATTATTTAATTCTTCTATATCAGTTCAgtttaatgtattttaatttaatgaTAAAGTTCCCATGACAaccatattttaaaaaatgcataaGATATTGAACAGATCCTTGTTGACTGTAAGGACGTGTTGCAGTGAGTAACCAGTAACTAAAATATAAATTGCAAGGGGTCATGACCTCACCCTGCAGAACTAATTTGCTCCCCATCGCCCATGGGCATGCAGTAACTCAAATGATCCTCCTGAAGTATTTATCCAGTGCAGGCTCACAGTGAGTCTAAAATCTCTTCTCCACTGCACCACAGGGCAAAGACTCTGACAGaaagggcaatttagagatgcagtGGATGTAAACCAGAGAGCTAAGGGATTACCTGCATGGACACGGGAAGAACCTCACGCACACAGCGGGGCACTAACCCACAACAGTGCTACAGTGAGAGCACAAAATAAGATTTGTGACATTAAATATTAGCATTTAACTTAAATAGTAGTTAGTGTTTTGTTACTTTGGAGTCATAGCAAATGTCAGACCTCGCGGCCATTAACAGACAGTATATCTCCAGCACTCATATTCGAAGGgcaaatttccaaaattcaTTAAGTCCATCTCTTATTATTTTTGAGATGCGACCGTCAGTGACCTTAAGTCAAGCTGCCTCATCATACGTTACAGCATCAGGAActgaaactcactcagtcctcatCTAGTCCAACGAAGAGCTTctgtttccaaaactcactaagGCCACAGAAATTGTCTCGAAAATGTATCCTgttgactgagtgagttttagaaatgtatttatttataggAAAGGATGCCGGGAATTCATTTGGACTTATTAAACCGTGGATTTACTTCCACGCTGGTAGAACTGATCCACAGTAAAGATAAGAGTAACACTTTAGTTGAAGGGGCACAAATTGTAACCCTGTACAATACGGTTCCTTATAACTCAGCAgaaactcagttactactcaaggtCATATCGTGAACAAatgtagtttgtggttaattaatacattaagtaagagttAGTTAAAGCAAGATTCCCATGGTTTTAATAAGAACGATCTTTACAATGTTGTATTTTCATCCTTAGTGCAGAATACTGAACACATTACGCCCTGAAATACCCCTCTCTTTACCGCGCTGTGAAACATTAGCAGGAAAGCCAGTTCCTAACAAAAGCTCACTCAAGGGTGAAAATGGGGCTCTGACAACAGTTTGCATCGAGTGGGAACGACGGGGAGGGTTTAATTACGGCGCCTGGGTCAGCCCTGTTTCTCGCTGCCGGCTTTGGGCACGCAGGCTGAGTCCGTGCGAGTGGAGCGAGCCCCAGACGGAGGAGAACAGCTTCTCGCTCATGCACAGCCTCTGGTACACAGCCGGGGCCGTCGCCTTGCAAGGTAACAATGGCTGCAttgtcgggggaggggggggggggcgccaagCTGTGAGCTGGCGTACCGGGGGGAGCTCAGTGGGAAAGGTCATTTCAGTGGGCAAGTGAAACCTTATTCTACTTGATTTTCAGAAGGTGGGTTTAAATGTTATGAAAAGGGTAACAAGAAACGCGCATCCCACCACCTTCAGataaaaatgtttaatttttaaattaaaaaataattatatccaTCATTGCCTAATAGCATCTTGGTAAAAATCATATAATTCCATTTCTTTTTGATCTTAGGCGCTGGGCCCCACCCCAAGGCCCTTTCTGGACGCGTGATCGTCGCCATCTGGTGGTTCTTTGCAGTAGTACTCCTCGCTAGTTACTTTGCTAACTTGAGCTCCGCTCAGCAGTCGGACAAACCGCAGGTTTCCCTGGCGACCTTCGAGGACCTCGCCAATCAGGATATGGTTGAATACGGAACCCTCAGTGCCTCTTCCACCATGACGTTCCTTAAGGTGTTCAGTCACGGGCGTAACTCTACACCAAAATTTTCTTAAAATTAGTGTTGAAAGtggtaaaatgtttttttatccAGTTAAGAAATGTGGTAAAGAGTTATTATAATACTCTTTATCACTCTCTGTTCTGAACACCTAATAAAATGACACTAAAATGTCACAGTATataatttcttttgttgctGTTCCAGAATTCCAACAACCTATTGTATCGCAGGATCTATGAGAatatggagagaaaaaaaagtttaGTATCATCATTTGATGAGGGAATCCGCAGGGCGCAGAAGGGTAACTACGCCTTCATCGGAGAGTCCGTGTCCCTGGACCTGGCGGTGTCACGCTACTGCAACCTGGTCCGCAGCCGTGAGGTGATCGGAATGAGGGGGTACAGCATCGTGGGGCCTATAGGTGATTCATAAGGCTTATTTATTCAAtcggatgctaatgctaaagaaaggtttaaatgtttaattggtttaattaaaaatttaatTGGTTTAAATGTCTCCCTGTCTTGCTcatctcagttaaaaataaaaagagatAAGAGAGTTGGATAGAAGCGAAATCATTAACTTGGTGTCCTAACTGGATGAAacagttagttagttagttagacGTGACTTGCCTTCAAAATGGGTCATGTTCCTATTCGGCTCCCCTGCAGGCTCACCCATGATGAAGAATGTCAGTGTGGCCATTCTGCAGCTGAGCGAGGCCGGCGAGCTGGACTTCCTGCGCAACAAGTGGTGGTCCAACAGCTGCGTGCAGGAGGGGTCCGGGGCCTCCTCGGTGCACCCACACTGCCTGAAGGGAGCGTTTGTGGTGCTGGGCCTGGGCCTGGGCCTCGGGGTGATGCTGGCCCTGCTGGAGCTCATCTCCAGCTCCCGGAAGAGTGCCAAAGAGCAAAAGGTGAGAGCAGCGGCGGAGACATGCATACGGGTCATCGAAAGCCCCTCATTGCAACCGAAACTATAAAAAAACAAGACTTTCACCTTTGTGGTGCCTAAGGTTGGTTGACTTGGAGCAATGGGATGTGCATTACACCAATATGTGAATTCCAGACCACACTAATCACGCCCATTCGGCTTTACCAACCCAATTCCTCCAATCACTACTACAGCCATGCACATTCCCACTAGCGAAGAATTTCACGAGCTGACTTTACATTTCTCTACTATCTGACAGCCATTCCTACtgagacccacacacacatccgGCGTACAGCCTGCTCTGGAGTGTCCTTCATCAGTTAGCTGTAGATGATGAGCCCGTTACTGAAATGCtgtgtttacagagaatggccAGCGATGGACAAGCTGCTTGCCTGGGGTAACACTAACTGTCCACATATCTGACCTTCACACGCAGAAAAATTGCTGTTCCGTGCTGTCGGCAGAGCTGAGTCAGCGTCTGGGGACGAGTGGAGCTCAGAAGACACAGGAGACCACAGACAAAAGCAAACCATAAGCACCTGGCCTCCATTAAAACAATACATACTAACCAGGCCTGAAAATGCAGTTGCCGATTTATTCATGACTGTTCCATTAACCTCTCTTACAAGTGGACGCTTCTCAACACTCTGTAGGAAGCCTGTCAGAACCTGTGGAACTTTTCAGAAGTGAGCTGATTAGTCTGAGTACAGGATACGCTGTAATATCTCACTCCTGTTATATTTTGCATGTGTTTATATTACGTtcattttttattgttgttattaacaGAATTTGCCACGTATGAGCTGCGGGATTCTTGTTTTGAtattcctgtgtttttgatgcacTAAACAATAAAATCTGTGTTATGTGGATAAAAATGTACCAtcatttttcttaatttgtGTTTTGATTATAATGTTGTATGCCttatgggttcctttaaatcagagctagataagattttaacaactctgagctattagctaagttcacccaaaaggagcttgatgggccgaatggcctcctctcctttgtaaaCTTATCATGCTTGTACACTTCTTATGGCAGAAGTGAAATGAAAAATACTAGGACATTTTAGAGGTTtggaaaatatataaattaatgAACAGACcagttatttggggggggggggggacaccaggTTAAGTAGATTGATTAAATTAATATAAATCTAAAATGGGATTGTAGCTGTACCAGGACATTATAGATGTATTGCCTCATGGACTGGCTctagaccccctgcgacccagtaggataagcagtttggatggatggatggttggatggatggatggttggatggatggatggattgatggatggattgatggatgcttGCCTCACGTACTGGCTGTCCATGGTGGCTCCTTTTTGGTTCTCACGGATACTGTGTTTGGTCTCTTTCTATATTAAATACCATGCAGAGCATATCTGTAGTCCATATAGAGAGCACTGTAAACAGTGAATAGGAGCCCTCTCATTTATTTCCGCAAAATTCTGCCCAATGCTATTTCTTTCTCCAAAACCCCCCTGAAACTGAGTAGCCTCTAGATTCCCCAGATGAACTAAATGCACATCCGCTGGAGGCTGTATAGCTTAAAGCCAACCAGCAGCGTTCCCAGAAGGAGTGCCGTGATCAGGGAGTAGCCATTTGTATACGTATTCATCTTTCAACTGTGTTTGGACCGAATTTGACAGGCTTTGCAACTTTTCTTGTGAATTACTCCTGTTCATAAATGCAATTTCTGACTTTGTGCATTTACAGTGGGAGAAAGTTCTCTGTGCATCAGTGGCCCTGACATTTTCATGAAGTATATTCTTGCCTATACAAATATACAGCAACCGAAAGTTATATTTAAGCAGTTCTCCAAAggatcattaataataataaatactttattgatccctatggggaaattctctttacgcctcccccagccagcaagctggctgtgaagggcagccacccgtagCAGCACCCAAGGAGGTGGCGGTGAAGGATCTTGTTCAATGACCTGCAGATGTGcagaggctgggcttgaaccagcagccttctgatcacaagcacagagaccGAGCCCAACACTGCCACCATGAAAAACCGCATCTGTGGGTTCCTGAGGACCAGGCTGGGTAACACTGCTATAGAGTGTCACCACACTGCCTCCAGCACTCTGGATCTGCTGTTGCTCCAGCTGATTGACAGGTGGTTGTGTTTCTCCTTCAGCACCCTGGATAGTGGCCACCTGTCACAATTTCAGCAGCCATCTTGTGGCTTGGAAAATCAAAAGCCAACACCCAGGCCGCACCCCTAATTCCAGCCACATGGAGAGCACTAATTGACCCAGCTGGCTCCACTTTCCCGGAGGCTTAAAGAAGAAGGAAAGGGCAGCCTGAACAGGACAAAGGGGGAAGAGTGTGGCAGTACTGCGTAAACCCTGGCTTTAGCAATGCTAAGCCCTGCATAGGCCACCTAACAGTTGGTTGCCCTAAATTAACTGGCTCCCATCTCATCTCCCCACAGCCCTCGCTGacatctctctttctctctcactcaGACAAAACTGGGAACGAGTAGATATGTCTGGCAAGCAGCCGCGTCTGTGCTCCCCTGCTTTGTGACAGGGCCTTTCTGGAACCCTCTGCTGGACTACAAAAACCCACTTCCTAACCACCCCATTGGTGTTGATTTGTGAGACCAGTTCTCAATAAAACTCATCTAGACAGGGCACTCACCCGTGACAACCTCTGTGCTTGTTTCCGACTCAGTATAATACTATGATTTaagatatttacatatttatcagatgctttgttatttttttgaaaGGCGGGGTCAGCCGGtcactggagcaactgggggttaagggtgttgctcaggggcccaacaatgAAATCGCTCTTCCAACCATGGGattggaaccagcaaccttccaaccaCAGACCAAGATATTTACTTATACAAAGTGATAGAAGCATATATGTCTGAATGTATCAGGAAAGAAAGTGACTGAAGAATTGAGGTTAAAAAGGAATCTAGTGCTTTTTTGCCCTTCCTGCAACATTTTGTCGGTTTTGCAGAGAGACTGGAGTGCTACTTCCAGAAAGAGGTATTTCAAACCTAAAATCTAAAAAtgatatataaatgtaattagCATGAGTACCATGTACACTTGTGTGAGATGGGCACTCGTTAGCGCTGATGAAATATGGATGGTTTCTGATTTATATCTATGGCGGGATTTGCACTCTTGGTTAAAAAGGAAATCATGCAAATATGTCTTTAATTTCTCAGAAAAGGCACCTGATAATCAGTATAAGTATCTAGTCATGGATGCTTTTGGAAAACCACTTCAGACGTAAATAACAAACACTATAATTGTACAATTTTTATCCTCGCATTTATTTATACGATTGTACAGGATGAACAGCAGATCTGTGACTGGACATAAGGAAAATCTCGGCATGCTACCGTACCTCCTTCCAGTGTCACAGATACCAGGGCACTGTGAAGGGGGGAAGTTAGgacaattccaagggccccCGAATGACGGGGGGGCCCACTATGATGTTTTCATTGGGCCCAAAAATCTTCAGCAGCACAGATGTAAACAGCCTGAGAAGCTGAGTGTCAGACGCTGAGTGTTTCCCTCCtgcttacttatttatttactgcATGCTGTCGTACGTATCAGATGCTACTTACTGTGATGACTACATACATACAGTGTAGTTGCTCGTATCGTAAAAATTAATCCAATTCAAGATAAGAAAAAATGGGACAGAATTcctaaatacttttttttcacCCGTATAGTAAGACCTTCTTGTTCTTGGAAGGGCGTTATATCTGACGGATGACAACAGACATATTGAATGTAGTTGGACTCCAGCTGGGTGAGATCTGGCAGGTGGCAGTAAGATTTGTCATGTAGACTTTTGTTTTGCATCAAGGGGCTCGAAGAAAGGAGCAGTGAAAAACAAAGGGTTCCCATGGAAACAGTTTCCATCAAACGGGTCGTCCATATTCCAGCTCTTGTCATATTTTGTTCCGGGACCAAACACCTTCCACATGGATTCGACAAACTTCTGACTGTGGATATGCAAACTCGAAGTCCAAATCCTGTTTTATAACAAGTATAACAAGTTTCCGCGATGCACTTGAAAACAGTCAAAAACCATAGCTGAATTCTGGCACAGTGGCTAGGACTAGGGAGGGGCTGGCTCTACTGTCTGACAGCTTTTGGGCTGCAAATCCACATAAGGATGGATACGCTAGCACTACCTTCAATGCCGCTGTTTCAGGACGTACTGCGCCATTGCTGGGGGGTAACGCTGGTTGGCATATGACCCTCTGACCAATTTCGCTTTAATCTTTTCAGCGTTAAGATGATTTGCTCTGTTACAAATAAAATGGTCTGTGTGTCATACAAACTGCAGCTCAGCTACCGTACTTTATATGCTGCTGTCTTTTGCACTGTGAACTTCTAAATCCAGGGCTAGCTTTGTACTTTGGGGACCCCCAGGCGGGGGAGTCCGACGCAAAATGCTCGGTTTCCCAGATGGCAAGTCCAGTCCAGACTGAATTGGTTTTCTTTAATTTTTGTAAAAACGACAATGCGCACCCACTATTTACATATAAGCACAATTTGCATCTGAGTCTAACAAAtattatatatttgtatattgcaTATTTTAATTTAACCAACAGCAGATTAATCCCGGCTCCAGCGTTACTACCATCACTGAAGCTGTTCCCAGAGCGGTGCAGGACGCCGTCCCCAATCCCAGGCCGACCACTCTGCCCTCTTCACTGTATTTTTCAGTATGAGCAACACTAAGCTGCCTGCAGGAAACGCCGTAAAGTAATCTTCTCTGATGACTTTTCCTTCACtgtgtttttttctccttttttccaGTGGACCCGTGTAAAGTCTATTGAAAATGAGGGAAAATATAAAGCCCCAAGAGCCCCAATTTCCATTGAAAATCAAGGGTAATGCATTGCTGCCCGCCTGTGTTACGAGTTTGCAGTGTTTGTGTTGTCAAGGAGATTTTTTTCTCAGCTGGGTAATATTTCTTACAGGAAATAATTATTCCGTTCACAGGATAAATGAATGGTCCATGTACGTGTACACGTATTTTATTCGGTTGCCGGAAATAAAACGATTTTTTTATGAGTGTGCTGATTCGCGTTGTTTCTTTGTGATTTGTTCTCACCATCGATCTTGCATTTTCTCTTGTATATAATTATGCCGCTTAATATACACCTTTCTTTTGAAATGACATCGTTTTGTACGTTGCGGTGTGACGCACACGTCCCCTTTGCGGCAGGACGAGGCAAACTGACCATGAaggacggcagtttctaacgaGGGGGACGGCGGAGGAAGTGCGCTTGTTCAGGTAAAGCAGATCTGCCTTCAGGCCTGAAGCTCTATACCAACGATCCCATTTCCCCCGTCATTCACTATATGCATTCCGGACATACAAAGAGATGGGAAACTCCATTCATCTTTAACCACTTATGCAGTACAGTGTCCCTGTATGGGGGTGGTTCAGAATCATACGCGCGATTTTCCCCATACATTCTTTTAATCTGTATAATTTGGATTGTTGTGTACGTAATGTCTTTAtgctgccatgacaaactcTTGCCCTCACCGGCATTGCAATATTGTATTTACGTTTGTCACATACACATTGCAGGGAATCACGGTTTAAAACACTTTTTGTTAAACTGAAAGCACAGCACAGGACCAAAGCTAGGAAATGAAACTGAGACCAAGAGCATTAATTGTAACTTAAAAATGTAAACCTGAGCCAGACAAATCATTCAGCCCTATACGTTATGAAAGTCCTATACCTTATGAAAAGATAAGTCTTACTTTACAATACCTGCGGTAGTTATAGGTAACCGTAGTAACACCTGGATTGAAATATTTTAATGAatattgtttaataaaaatttaaaatatattttgaaatgTCTCAGGCGTATTGTGTTAATACTATGGATACATTAAGATATGGTATTATTTAAATTGAATAGGTAGCCTGGTTAATTACATACATCTTTTATAAGCGCTGCTATGGATGgttataa is a window of Brienomyrus brachyistius isolate T26 unplaced genomic scaffold, BBRACH_0.4 scaffold120, whole genome shotgun sequence DNA encoding:
- the si:ch211-251b21.1 gene encoding glutamate receptor U1, whose protein sequence is MRSKQGIIVCLTALLTAICDAGPPTLSVTTVKQEPYTMPKGTELEGYCMDLLSELSKKLNFKYNVHLVKDGNYGRQDERGNWNGMIGEVLRGEADLAVAPLTLTATREKFVDMSKPFMQTGISFILHKDMRSSDPDLFSFLSPFSTETWVGILVAYLVTGVCIYVVSRLSPCEWSEPQTEENSFSLMHSLWYTAGAVALQGAGPHPKALSGRVIVAIWWFFAVVLLASYFANLSSAQQSDKPQVSLATFEDLANQDMVEYGTLSASSTMTFLKNSNNLLYRRIYENMERKKSLVSSFDEGIRRAQKGNYAFIGESVSLDLAVSRYCNLVRSREVIGMRGYSIVGPIGSPMMKNVSVAILQLSEAGELDFLRNKWWSNSCVQEGSGASSVHPHCLKGAFVVLGLGLGLGVMLALLELISSSRKSAKEQKKNCCSVLSAELSQRLGTSGAQKTQETTDKSKP